A segment of the Fusarium oxysporum f. sp. lycopersici 4287 chromosome 4, whole genome shotgun sequence genome:
CTTGGGGCGGATGAGAGAACATCGAGTCACGATGCCCTCGATAGAGACCATGTAGTTGAGGAGGTGAGACGATAATGTACGGGGATTGCAAGCGTTCAAGCCAAAGCTGCCAGCCCAAGCACAGTAATAAATGGTGTCTTTTGCGGTTTGGTCAGGTCGCGCCTGCGGAATGGTTTGGACGATGTTCTTCAGGGCCTGATCAAAAGCCAGAGTGAAATCGAAGGGTTGCTGGAGCAGGCCCTGTGCGAGGTCCGGGCTGTGGTTGCGCACATGATCGAGATTAACGGTCAATCGACGCTGGTTCTTCTGTAGCATAAGAATAATATCGGATCGATAACTTCGGACTTGAGGATCATCTGTAGAAAAGAGTTAGCTAGGCACAACGACCGATCTTTTTGGAGAACGGGCGGTGGACATACTGGGATCAAGGAATTCCTCCGCTTGACGTATGCGGTCGCGCAcgccttcatcttgaagcaTAAAAGAATCCATGTCGGCGGTTCCTTGTATTGTCGTTACAATGAGCGACTTGGTCAAAAGTGATGCCGATATGGAACCTGGTTAAGGTACTGTACGGTAATCAGATCGAGGGGTGAAAGTAAACCAGGCGGGGCGTTGCTAGGGGGCTGCTCGAAATTGCTGGCCCTGCCCGCGCTCCCTTCCAAAGAACGCGTCTCTTTCGCGTAAAGTGGTAGCTAAACCTGGCCTCCAGAGGTGGCTGATGTGTGGCTACAATGGACCCTATTTCGTCAGGGTGCTAGTCCAGTTTCCGTAACGACCTAGGTCCAGGTCTCAAGAGGGAGGTAACGTATCCGTACATACGCCAAGCCTGCCCGTGCCATTGCCTTATGCTGGGATCCCCATGGTCCTCCACGCGGAACACTCATAACTCTCAACCTTAATGATCTCTCCCTACGACGCTTTTCCTATACTACCACACATAAGCCACCCCACTACCTGAACGGATGCTATTCACCGGTGTTCGTGCACAATGTCGGTCGGACTCTCTGGCAACGCGCATACCGCTCtagatgaagaagcaaggGCTGAGGTTGACGTCCTCAATTCGCGGCTCGAAAAGACGACGCAATTGACCAAGAAGATTCAATCGTGCCTCAACCGACTCGAGTCGACAGGGAAGAGTGTCCAAGATGTTGCAGGACCTCTGAACGGAGAGACCAGGCGACTGCAAATATTGGGAAATAGTAAGAAACAGAGTCCATGTCCAGCCAATGCTGACGACTAACCATTGGGTAGACGTTGATTCAGTCCTGGCCGCCATTGACCGATTGCGCCAACCTGCAGATAGCAAGAATGACGAAGAGCAGATCATTCGAGTCGGCCCCGAGAAGGCCGGTCTCTCCAATTACCTGGCTTCTATCAAACGTCTAGACAAGGCCTTGAACGAGATGAAAGCCTCCAACTTGCGCGCCAACCAACAAACGATGGCCGATCTAACGCGACTCATCAAGTCAGGCAATAGTCAGCTGGAATCCCATTTCGAAACATTGCTGCGCGCAGAGACTCCTCGATCCGTCGAGCCGTTGCACTTTATCACAAAAGACAAGCCTTTCCCAACACTACCTCAGGACAAAATAGCCCGGCTCGGCCTGGTCTATTCGTATGTCATCGAGAGTCACCACAACGGATCCTCTGAGCTCGCCCATATATATGCAGAGGTACGCGGCCCATAcctctcaacatccttggcCAACCTTGCTGCCGCAAGTGTCAACAccgccaagaagaagagcccAGATGCTGTCTACCGTGCGGGGACCAACGGAATAGGGACCTACTCGCAAGCTATGGAGGGCCTTTTTGTCTCCGAATACGACAATGTGTGCAGTGTCTTCTCACGTGAGGATTGGGGTGTGGTCTTCCAGTCAACTTGCCAGGCAGCGATGGCTGAGCTTGCCCGAACGTTGCGTGAACTCAATGCTCATATCAAAAATCACCTCAACACCGACTGTTATCTGGCATATGAAATCACCGAGATCATCTCGGCTCTTTCAGGCAAGCTCGAAACACGCACCGGAGAATTGAAAGGAGCACTCGCTGCAGCCCTGAAGCCTGTTCGAGAGACCGCCAAGTCGTCCCTTGCGGAGCTCCTTGACGAGACCAGGCGCAAGATCAGCATGCTACAGATGTTACCCTCAGATGGCGCTCCAATATCCCTCGTCTCGGAGACAATGCAGCGCCTTCAGACGATGGTACACTTTCTACGCCCCATCTCGAGCATAATGATATCATTAGGGGATGGCGGATGGAACTCCAACGCGGCGGCTAGCGGACGCTCGACCGATGCAATTCCCAGTCTAGCATCGTTCGATATAGGAGCGGATGGTAAAGAGATCTTTTCGCATTACTGCACTGATACTATCGAAATGCTCCTCTCTGGTTTGGACCAGAAGTCACGCGTGCTCATGAAGAGCAGAGCTGTTGCTGGAGTATTTCTGGCCAATAGCGTTGTCATCATTGGAAGAATGGTTCAGAACTCGGAACTTAGCGGGCTGCTGGAGAACAAACTTGACATTCTCGAGCAATGGCGCAAAAAGGCAACGGCAGCTTATACGGATGTTTGCAAAGACCTTTCCGTCCACCTGTTCGACACTGTACATACCAACCGTGCCCATCGTCCAACTTCTGGACCTGTCGACTCTACTTCGATCGTCAAGGGGCTGGgaagcaaagacaaagacaggATCAAAGAGAAGTTCACGCAATTCAACAGCGCATTTGACGACATGGTTTCTCGACACAAATCGTACAGCATGGAGCGGGAAGTCCGGCGAATGTTTGGGGAGGACATTCGCCAGAAATTGCAGCCTCTCTACGAGCGGTTTTGGGACCGGTATCACGAAATCGATAAGGGCAAAGGCAAGTACGTCAAATATGATAAGACTTCCATCGCCGCTGTGTTTTCCAGTTTGGCTTCCTGAGCATAGGGCAAGGGGGGTAATTATGAGTCTGAACCTTTAGGCACTATGGACGAGGACACGCCGATGAGAAATGGAACAACGTATGCTGCTAGCCGACCTATAGCAGCAGTTCCGCTCTTGGTTCCAGGATGTTTATCCCAGATGATTATCATCAATATCTTGTCACCATCTTGATTCACCCAACCAACCGGTTTCCCCGATCTTGCCCGAGGCACAGTGTATGAAACCTGAAGGATTTATTCACCTGCTATTCCATCTCCCCCCTCATTTACTGCCATGCTCAATCCAATTTCAAGTCCTAGCGATCCTCAAAGATGCTGGGCAGCCACGCGAATCAGGAGTCGAGCAAAAGTAATTTGAGAACAGCAGCGCAGCCAAAAACATTGGTTGGTCCTCTGGCCTGTTTGTTGAGGCTACAGAGGCGACTGGCGAGTTGCAGAGTCATCAGGAGGGACACCTGGGACATGTGCCGCAGTAGTCGTGAGTTCCGAGATCGTTTGCTTTGCAACAGGCAGTACAGCAACTGTTGACAGGCAACAGAGATTCGACAACGGCCATGGTGAAGGTGCTGAGAAAGTATTTGAGAGTTTTGTGTAAGTCACTTGGCTCGTGTGGGGAGGACGATGTtattgaagttgagatggAGTGCTTTTTGCTTCAAAGGCCTGAAGGAGAACCGATCAACGGTTCCGGAAGCTTTATACTCTATCCATCCTCAAGGGTCTGAGCCAGCAATGCCACGATGGTGTTATCCGTGGACCCGAAAGTGAGGCTGATGTGATTTCAATTCGAGTCGAGGTGGTCTTCGTATGTGGGAGGGACCGGAGATATGTGCAGGGGGGGCTTTACTGCCTTCTTTCTACGGATGGATTGAAACATGAAACAGTCCCACCCCCCACGTACCTAGCGCGTCATCATGCAAGGTTTTATACTTCCTTCACCACATGCCACGGCGAGAATGAGAGCAGTCCTTCAACTGCCAGCCATAGaggtcatcgtcatcacgcATGTGATGCAACTGTTAGTCCAATCTCCTGGAATTTGGCGCCACGCCAGTTGGGACTTGAATCCTAGTTCCCAGCAGATGGCAGCTGTCATCTGGTAACCAAGCCTTTTGGAGAGCCCATAAGTGGGCTGGCATTTTCACTCTCGTCGTCCAATATCTTACATTTCCTCCATGTCTTGGGCCTCGGAGACTCCCGCATTGTAAATTACCTGGCCTCGCAAAGGCGATGCTGGGGCTTATTCTTGAGGTTATTGGGTGATAGCAACCGATTGTCGCACACTTCCCCATGATACTTAATGCTATCCCTGACAATGACAGGATACCACTCTCGGGCCTCGCTCGGGTCTTACCATGCAGTGGTGCCCGAAACCAGATACGAGCAAGTTGTTTGTCGCCATTCGACACAACATGTATATACATAATCTAATAAGTAATTTACTTAATCTAGCACATGCACATGCATCGTATCCATCTGTCTCGCAACGCAGCACACCGAATTTACTTCACACACGCTAGCCTGCTTCTCTGTCAGACCAGATCCATGTTCCTGTGTCGATCTCTGCTGTGATTTGAGGACCCTTAATTCGATTATGACAAGTCATGTACAGACTTCACCTATCAATCTTGACACCACTGCCAAAGATCTCGTCAATCCGCGTCCGTCGCTCCCACAAAATGGCATTGTCCTCCCTCCGTTTGAAGTAGAGTATGCGGTGCTGCGGGATAAACTCCTCATCAGTCTGCTCCGTCTTCCAATGTTCCACTGCCCTCTCACGAGCTCCAAGAAAGCGGTCTTCGTAGCCAATGATGTAGTCGCCTGAATCGAAATTGGGGTCCCAGCGAAGCCGATTGAGCACATCAGCAGCTGTGCGAAACTTGCCCAGCCCTGGTGTCTTGCCCACAACCGCAGCTCTGGACCCAGGCCCTGTGCTCTTATGCCCTTTTGattcctcctcagcatcgtcgaaatcttcctcttcgtcgaGCTCTTCATCGGATTCGTCATCATCTGTCTCGCCCCCATATTCTCCCCAAAGACTCTGATCAACTTCCAATGTGCCAAGATCATGAGCCCTTGCGACAGTTGCACTCATCCAACAGAACTGAGAGTCATAGTACTTCTCGTCTCGGCGAATCCTCGCTTCAAAGTCTTGCAGTACTGTCTGCATGGCCATACCCACCTCCTTAGCATCTTCTTTGTTTGAGTCATCGTCCCATGCAAGGCCAATGAGGTAACAACCATGATATTCTGCGCCAGATGTCTCTGCTCCAGCGGACACATCCAAGAACCGAGATGGCCAAATGCGTGCGAGTAGATGCTTCAGTTTCCTGTTTATATCTAGACAATGTCAATATGATACATCCTGCCAAAGGAAAGGGACGCGCTTACCAACTAGTAGCATAACACAGCGCGACTCAAGCCAGCCGATGAAACGGCCACTCTTTTCCTGCGACGGGCCCCAGTAATGCGCATCAATCTTGATGTATGTTTTGAATGCATGCAAAAACTCTGTAGCTGCTGGGGCTTGAACTGATCCTAGAGCTGTCTCGGGTTCAATACCGAGCAGCTTACCCCAGATACAGTCACCATCTGATAGCATCCTTTTGGCACGACCAAACTCAGAAGAAATGGTGGCCACTGTTGGGATAGACGCGATAGGGGCAGTGTTGAGTGCTGGGGCATGCCAACCGATCAGGCAGAGGGGTTCTCGGAATGTTCGGTTATATCTCAATTCTTTGTGAAAGAACGGATCAAAAACCATCGAGTTCTTCCAGTCGAATTCTGAGTAATAATGAAAGAATGTGACAACAATGTCGGCTGGGGTTACAGTTTCATTCTCGTAAGCCAGTGCTTTACAGACCGGTACAAGGAGGACGCTAATATGAATACCACCGAGGAATCCAAACTTTGCCGAATAAATACCTCGCGCCTGGGCCCAAGATTTGATGAACAAGTGCGCCATTCGATACTGTACCATATCTGGAAGTGAGCGGCGAAGGTAGAACAGATCGCGAACAGGTTTAAGCTTAGCAAGTGCCTGGAAAGACAGAGCAAACGCTGGGTCGCTGGCTGGGCGCTTCATAACTTCAGGCCATCTATATTCGAGAGTTAGCAGTTTCCCTGTTGAATATATACATGAGTCAATAGTACCTCTCAGCTATCGATGCAGCTGCACAATACTGGAGATCGACCTTGATGCCATTGACTTCTAACTCCAGCATGTTACCTGAATTGGCCTTAACTCGTCGCAAGATTCTGACGCCCAAGGTCGTCGCTCGCTTCAACCTTTGAACAGCCAATGCAAAGAATGTCTTTGAGCTGAATGGGCCAATGCACAGGCAGTCAATATCAGAAGAACTCGTCCAGACGCCGAGGCCATAAGAGCCAACTGGGACCACAATGAATGCAGGCCCAGATCGGGAATCATTCTCTGAAATCGAGGATGTAGCATCTTTGAGAACCATTTCGAGGGTCTTGATCGCTTCAACCCGGTCGGTCCTCTCCTGCTCATTCGGCAAGCATCCACGACCTTCCAAGAAGTCCACCAAGCTCTCGCTGTTAGCCAAGCCAGGAGGAGGTTGTTGAAGTGCAATTTTCATCTCAGGAACACAAGATCGAGACATATCAGAAGGTGACGACTTTACCAGAAGGCATCTTATGCCCCAGTGATCACTGGCGTATGTGAGACCGCCCTGCTCCGGTGACTCGAAGGTTGTCTGACCAAACGTATTGAAACCATGCGGGTTATAGTGACCATTTGCCTTGATCAAGATCTTGTCATATCTCTGCGGTCTGTTATTCAACCCATTTCCAACAAGATCAGACGCCAGTGTGTTTGTCAGTGGGTCGAAAGTAGCGCCTTGCTCTCCCTGGAAAGAGTCTAGGACGTTCCTCTTCTCGTTGGCTATGTCTGAAGATTCGCCCGACTCCAGTCTCGTTGCCAGCCATGTATCTAAGAAGCCAGAATCCGAGATAGCCCGGTCAATATCTCGCAAGTGACGAACAGTTTGGGCAGAAATATCATGCTTTTTCTTGGCAGCATCAATGGTGTAAGTTGAAGTCGCAAGATTGAAGTCCCCAGCAATGATGCATGGATGTTGCAGAAAGGTGGCAGACAGATAATCGAGCATCTTCTGGACTTCTTTCTTTTTGGTGGCGACGGCGCCGTCAGTAAGCCCTTGGCTCAGATGACACGCCACAAGGATCCAAGGCTTGAATTTCCCATCGTCAACATCTCGTGTGCCGATGCCGGGAAACCGGGCCACGGTGCAGCCTTTGTGCTTCCTATGGAATGGGAGATAGTGCCATTCAAACGCAAATCTACTCAAGACGACAGTGTTCAGGAGGCTAGGTAGCGGCCCAATACCGGACTGATCTGGGGGCCCATGAGTGACGAAAGGATAGCGACTACGTATATccttgttggcgaggaggTCAGGAAGAAAATGGTCTGTGACTTCTTGGAGAACAACAATATCGGCAGCAGCACGAGCTGAGAGCAGATTTTCCACCAGAGCTGGATGTCGATATGATTGAGGAGGCCACTCAAACTCTGCCAATACATTATAAGAAGCAACAACCAATTGTTCAAGGATGACCTCGTTGGTATCCGGAGATGTGTTTGTCGACTCAGCCATTTCCCAGGCCCCTGAAGACTGGATCGAGTGATAGCATGGCTGGAAAGCAATAGTAGACATTTCGTCTAGATGATCATTAAAACTTTGAGGCGGTGTTATCCGATGGAAGGTTCCCGATTCAAGATCTAGAGTCCCCCAAAGCCGCATAGGCCGTGGTCCGCTTCCGCCTTGCGCAAGTGCGCCGTCGCGAATAAGAATAGCAATTTCTTTCACTTCCCATTCTATCGGTGCCAAGAGGCGGGCCTTTTCGAGGAGAAAATGATGGGGGGCAGCCTCGGCGTCTTCACTCTGACCGATGGTCATATGAGGAACGAAGCGTTCATTTTGAGCTCCATGTGAACGGCCAAGAGCATTGTAGATTATATCCCTGATCTTTGAGAGCTCGGTTGTAGTAGAATCTGAGTTCGAACCCAGAAAGATAGTGTTGCGATTTTTATGTTTGAAACAGTCAGCAACATTGAGTGCAAGATGAGGCCGATTTTGTATCACAAGCCCTTCAAGTGCTTGAGCTGCATTCCCTAGCACTTCAGGCCGGACAAATGGGTAGATAAGATTAACGTGAGGAGGCCACGCTGAATATGCCTTATCATAAAGACTTCTCAGGCGATCCACTGATAGCCAAAGTCCACGAGGAGGGATAACACATAGGGCAGTCTCATGCGAGTCGAACCCATACAGTGATGTTTGTTCTGTCTTCTCCATAACTTGTATAAGATTCTCCAGATTCCGGGTATATATGAGCTGAATGATGATAAGTGATCTGAAGCGCTATGCCTCAAAGAAGATAAGCTGGGTTGAAAGTGTAGTGGGGGCTGCTAACGTCCCAGGGGTAAGATAGAGAGGATCGGCGGAGGGGTCGTCTTGCGTATTGTTTGAAGTTGCCAACAAAAAGAAGGCTTACCTCACTTCTTTAATGCTTCATTTTCCCTTCGCAAGGCTGACAGGTAATACAGAGATATATGGCCACTGACTCATGATGTAATTTAAACAACGTAAGATATCAGCATTTCGTATAAAATATTCATAGGAGAAAGCTAGCTATTAGTAGAATAAATCCTATGCTTTAGCTTTGTTTTGCATAATTTACTGAATTAATATAGCCAATATGTGCAATGTTAAATATTACATATTGCCGGTGGTAAGACACTCAGTTATCGCATCTGAGACCGGCTGCAATTACAGATGACCATGTCACaaagaagaccaagaaagTTAGTCTAAGATCCCCTAAATCTACACTAAATTATGCTAAGTTTACCTACTgctttttgtcacttaggatagaggtccCAAGTTTTGTTGCCTCCCCTTGATAGCAAGTAAAAGGCACTATATCACCAGGGTTGTATTTGTCATTGGCTATTAGTCACTTAATACCGTATgataaaatactataacAATAAAAAGGGCCAATGCTATAGCCCTTGGAGCAGTCGGCCGTTCACTTGACGAACACCTCATTGAGATTCCGTAATAGCACATTACCCCATGTTCTCCGGGCCCCAATCAATAATTCCTGTTTCATGCCCCTTGCCTTCCATTAGAGCTTCAAGCTTGTCTTCAACTGTGACCCAACCGTGACGCTTCTGTGAGATAGCATACTTGATTGGATCCCTCCATTCTCTCCACCAAGTTTCCTCACTCTGAACAATACACCTTCTGTCAGGCTCCCCGTTCTTCGCTGTAGCAAATGGCCAGACGGCTTTGACCACTTCGTATTTGTGCTTGCCAGAGAATAGGCTGGTCACACTAGTGAAGAACTGATTGACTTTGTCCGGGTTCTGTATCACGACACGGCTATGGGTAACCACGAAGCTGACATCAACTACGCCACGGTAGTTGAGTGCTGCCACGAGGCTGCGGAACTGCCCTTCAAGCCATGCTGTATCGAGATTTGTGACCACTCGTTCAAGCGTAAAGAGTTTGACAGAAGCAGGATCCTGAACGAAACGGCGGCACCATTCATCCAACCCAGCATCGCCGACTTCGGGAAGGGCATCAGGTTTGAGACCTCCACGGTAAGCTAGCTCCCCATCGCCAACACATCGAAGATAGTCTAGACGCTGGTTATCATCATCCGGGACTAGTAGGCTCATAAGGTTAAGTTTGATGTCAAAGTCGACTTTGCGCCCCCGACTCCCTCGAATGTGAATCTGGGGCTTGGGAGGCACCGAGGCTTGTGCGCGGATGAGAGCGATAAGCGCCTCAGGCTTGGCCGATAAATATTCCGCACGTGATGAGAGAGTCTTATAGTCGTTGGAGAGTTTGAAGAGAGGGGGAGAGTAAAGACGGTAATCAACTCGCGGTAGTCCAGGAAAGCGTGCTGGGCCTTTATGGGCTGCTATGGCTTGTGAAGCCGGAGCGGAAACAGCGCTTGATGGGATAGAAGGCCCAGAATAAGGTGGTAGTGTTACATGATGCTCTGGAGTCTCACCAGCCAAGACTGCGATGGGCGACGATGGCTCAGGCTCGGTGACTGCTGCGGACTTTTCCATGTGAAGTAGGTAGGCAAGAAGATTAAAGATAAGAGAGATTAGTTAGTAGGCTGTAAATGTAATTCCCTTAAGGTAAGTGAAGATGTATGGAATATTTTGATCAACTTTGGACAGTAAATTtgaaaaataataatattcttatagGATATTTGAGAATAATTAAAAGTTACCCCGTATTACTTTGGAAGTCatacctaccttaggtaAACTTATGGTTCTTGCCTGCCTAAATAACGTATACATAGTAGTATCTATCGGGGCGTCGAGCGCcacttctcagccttgccCCACTAAGTAAGGTCGTCAATCAACCTGGCCAGAGCCTGAGTCTCGTTGTGAACACATAGCTCCATCCCTAGCCTTGGTTGCTATCTCAGCGTCCAACATCTGCATTTCTTCTGCAGGGCAACCCAACTGGCATACTCACCTTATACCTTCAATTCCTATAAtaacttcttcttcaacgtCCCACTCAGCGCCTGCTATTTAGCCAACCCCGACCATGGATTACGAGACGCTCAAGGAGCAATGGAGCGAGGTCGAGGACCGTGATGGTGTCCGTCTGAGCTGGAATGTGTTTCCCAGCTCCCGTATGGTATGTTTACAGCTACATGGCGCTCAATCTTGAGCTCACATTATACAGGAAGCCTCTAGACTCGTCGTGCCCATTGGCGCTCTCTATACCCCGTTAAAGGAGAAGCCCGATACTCCTCTCCTCCATTTCGAGCCTGTTACATGCAAACAGCCCTGTCGCTCTGTATTGAACCCGTTCTGGTATGATGCCCTTCTAAACGGTTGCTCTAGTTTCATTTGCTGACCTGGTACTGAAGTCAAGTCGATGTTCGTGCCAGAGTTTGGATCTGCCCTTTCTGCCTTTCAAGAAATCAGCTTCCACCGCACTACAAGGACATTACTGCAAACGCTATCCCCCCCGAACTTCATCCTGCGAATACCACAATAGAATATCGCCTCTCCCGACCTGCGCCTGCGCCCCCGATCTTCCTCTATGTCGTCGATATGTGCCAGGAGGCTGACAGCCTCGCCTCTTTGAAAGAATCGCTTGTGAT
Coding sequences within it:
- a CDS encoding exocyst complex protein EXO70, with the translated sequence MSVGLSGNAHTALDEEARAEVDVLNSRLEKTTQLTKKIQSCLNRLESTGKSVQDVAGPLNGETRRLQILGNNVDSVLAAIDRLRQPADSKNDEEQIIRVGPEKAGLSNYLASIKRLDKALNEMKASNLRANQQTMADLTRLIKSGNSQLESHFETLLRAETPRSVEPLHFITKDKPFPTLPQDKIARLGLVYSYVIESHHNGSSELAHIYAEVRGPYLSTSLANLAAASVNTAKKKSPDAVYRAGTNGIGTYSQAMEGLFVSEYDNVCSVFSREDWGVVFQSTCQAAMAELARTLRELNAHIKNHLNTDCYLAYEITEIISALSGKLETRTGELKGALAAALKPVRETAKSSLAELLDETRRKISMLQMLPSDGAPISLVSETMQRLQTMVHFLRPISSIMISLGDGGWNSNAAASGRSTDAIPSLASFDIGADGKEIFSHYCTDTIEMLLSGLDQKSRVLMKSRAVAGVFLANSVVIIGRMVQNSELSGLLENKLDILEQWRKKATAAYTDVCKDLSVHLFDTVHTNRAHRPTSGPVDSTSIVKGLGSKDKDRIKEKFTQFNSAFDDMVSRHKSYSMEREVRRMFGEDIRQKLQPLYERFWDRYHEIDKGKGKYVKYDKTSIAAVFSSLAS